A stretch of Chitinophaga caeni DNA encodes these proteins:
- a CDS encoding ArsR/SmtB family transcription factor: protein MEKTLLTTSSNTLIISRGANEKDQIKLDYIAVKKAAAVLRAINHKLRQQMIKLLEDHKRMTVTEIYVKLRLEQSVASQHLAILRRAGIVITERDGKFIHYTINKQRIAEVAKFVEELVG from the coding sequence ATGGAAAAAACATTATTAACCACCTCTTCCAATACCCTAATTATCTCTAGAGGTGCGAATGAAAAAGATCAGATCAAATTGGATTACATTGCCGTTAAAAAAGCAGCAGCTGTGTTGAGGGCTATCAATCATAAGCTGCGTCAACAAATGATTAAGTTGTTGGAAGATCACAAGCGCATGACAGTAACGGAAATTTATGTGAAATTGAGATTGGAGCAGTCCGTGGCGTCACAACACCTTGCAATCTTGCGTAGAGCAGGTATTGTAATTACAGAGAGAGATGGTAAATTCATTCATTATACCATTAACAAGCAAAGAATTGCTGAAGTGGCAAAATTTGTGGAAGAATTAGTAGGTTAA
- a CDS encoding RidA family protein, translating into MEKIIINTKNAPAPIGPYNQAVKAGNTLYISGQIPVNPATDELVSGDIKAETEQVMLNLKSILEEAGLGFDNVVKSTIFIMNMGDFSQINEVYGKFFTGQFPARETVQVAALPKGVNVEISMIAVG; encoded by the coding sequence ATGGAAAAAATAATTATCAATACTAAGAATGCCCCGGCTCCAATCGGACCATATAACCAGGCTGTAAAAGCCGGAAATACCTTGTACATCTCAGGTCAAATACCGGTAAATCCCGCTACGGATGAATTGGTAAGCGGCGACATCAAGGCAGAAACGGAGCAGGTGATGCTCAACCTTAAAAGTATATTGGAAGAAGCCGGCCTGGGCTTCGACAATGTTGTAAAATCAACCATCTTTATTATGAATATGGGCGATTTCAGCCAGATCAACGAAGTGTATGGTAAATTCTTTACCGGGCAATTTCCGGCCCGTGAAACCGTTCAAGTGGCTGCTTTACCTAAAGGTGTAAACGTGGAAATCTCGATGATCGCCGTAGGTTAA
- the tsaB gene encoding tRNA (adenosine(37)-N6)-threonylcarbamoyltransferase complex dimerization subunit type 1 TsaB has translation MGYILHIDTATAIGSVCLAKDGQEIATVVNEQQKDHAASMIPIIQSILKDAGIRGQDLDAIAVSAGPGSYTGLRVGVATAKGLAYTWEKPLIAISTLQMMAQGMYAITGDENAFYVPMIDARRMEVFTAVYDSSLKIIDTPGAKILEPTTFQEILKEHTVYFFGDGAAKWQQLLPPIEKAHFPTYTISAAHMIPLAAKAYRDSDFADLAYFGPDYLKAFYHPSKK, from the coding sequence GTGGGATATATTTTACATATTGATACGGCAACAGCTATAGGTTCCGTGTGTTTAGCTAAAGATGGACAAGAGATCGCAACCGTTGTAAACGAACAACAGAAAGATCATGCTGCGAGCATGATTCCAATTATTCAAAGTATTTTGAAAGATGCGGGTATTCGTGGCCAAGATTTAGATGCAATAGCTGTTAGCGCTGGACCCGGGTCTTATACGGGCTTGAGGGTCGGCGTGGCAACTGCGAAAGGCTTGGCATATACCTGGGAAAAACCCTTGATCGCCATTTCAACTTTACAAATGATGGCGCAAGGGATGTATGCAATTACCGGGGACGAAAATGCATTTTATGTTCCGATGATCGATGCCCGGCGGATGGAAGTGTTTACCGCGGTATATGATTCAAGTTTAAAAATCATCGATACGCCGGGGGCAAAAATATTGGAACCAACCACTTTTCAAGAGATATTAAAAGAACATACCGTGTATTTTTTCGGGGATGGCGCTGCTAAATGGCAGCAGTTACTGCCCCCCATAGAAAAAGCCCATTTTCCTACCTATACAATATCAGCTGCACATATGATTCCTTTAGCAGCAAAGGCTTACAGGGATTCTGATTTCGCTGACCTAGCTTATTTTGGACCCGATTATCTGAAGGCATTCTATCACCCTTCTAAGAAGTAA
- a CDS encoding 3-hydroxyacyl-CoA dehydrogenase family protein — MKILISGDAHRWQLLQQKDFSQHQVFYFENIADVKDWSQYDWAMDLSLDEEPGRLHYYLMYPELPLLAARVKDSLSSLWPVIGKAREKNVFGANFLPGFIESDLMEVSAALNADTGKLKSLMERLGWAYDIVEDSVGLVRPRVVCMIINEAYMTAGEGTATKEDIDISMKLGTNYPYGPFEWAEKIGIQNVYEVLQAVREATGDNRYLVSEALEQQFFESKK; from the coding sequence ATGAAAATTTTAATTTCCGGTGACGCACACCGTTGGCAATTATTGCAACAGAAAGATTTTTCCCAGCATCAAGTATTTTATTTCGAAAATATTGCCGATGTGAAAGATTGGTCGCAGTATGATTGGGCAATGGATCTTTCGTTGGATGAGGAACCGGGGAGATTACATTATTATTTGATGTACCCGGAATTACCCTTGTTGGCAGCGAGGGTAAAAGACTCCTTATCATCTTTATGGCCTGTGATCGGTAAAGCCAGGGAAAAGAATGTGTTCGGCGCTAATTTTTTACCCGGTTTTATCGAGAGCGATTTAATGGAAGTAAGTGCCGCGTTAAACGCTGATACTGGTAAGCTTAAATCCTTGATGGAGCGTTTGGGTTGGGCGTATGATATCGTGGAGGATTCCGTTGGTTTAGTGAGGCCCAGGGTCGTATGCATGATTATTAACGAGGCATACATGACGGCCGGGGAAGGTACCGCTACAAAAGAAGATATTGATATTTCGATGAAGCTCGGTACCAATTACCCATATGGCCCGTTTGAATGGGCGGAAAAGATCGGGATTCAAAATGTGTACGAAGTATTGCAAGCGGTTCGCGAAGCCACTGGAGACAACCGTTACCTTGTGAGCGAAGCGCTGGAGCAGCAATTTTTTGAGAGTAAGAAATAG
- a CDS encoding CPBP family intramembrane glutamic endopeptidase yields the protein MYIQSNRGVSLAKWLALSIVYLLGLLVSFFLEETLSWQDFSFYMYIFLGWGVFFHLYFNKKVHFKFIPRFVVSPALLMLTSIACIGYIGFCNAVSNLEISPQIQLLDTFTVRTDNIFQVFGSVILIAFLEEFIFRGMVLPTLMKQYHAGIALVLSAILYTAIHLEGQHILELSLFGLISGSLYIALKDLCMCIYFHLLRNVILAICSVKGISMPIIYGTNYQEIIGILLISLIMLVFSILVIYSLGNKLYDRRRVDFAIR from the coding sequence ATGTATATTCAATCTAATCGTGGCGTTTCACTTGCCAAGTGGCTGGCACTGTCCATTGTATACTTATTAGGGCTGCTGGTAAGTTTCTTCCTGGAAGAAACATTATCATGGCAGGACTTTTCCTTCTACATGTATATTTTTCTCGGCTGGGGTGTTTTTTTTCATCTATACTTTAATAAGAAAGTACATTTCAAGTTTATACCCCGCTTTGTAGTTAGCCCGGCATTATTAATGCTTACAAGCATTGCATGCATCGGTTACATCGGTTTCTGTAACGCTGTAAGTAACCTAGAAATTTCGCCACAAATACAATTGCTTGACACGTTCACCGTACGCACTGATAATATATTCCAGGTATTCGGCAGCGTTATCTTGATTGCTTTCCTCGAAGAATTCATATTCAGGGGCATGGTATTACCCACATTGATGAAGCAATACCATGCCGGCATTGCCTTGGTACTCAGTGCAATCCTGTACACCGCTATTCATCTTGAGGGGCAACATATATTGGAATTGTCTTTATTCGGATTGATTAGCGGCAGCCTATACATTGCCTTAAAAGATTTATGCATGTGTATATACTTTCATTTACTTCGCAATGTAATCCTCGCTATTTGCTCGGTAAAGGGAATATCAATGCCTATTATTTACGGCACTAACTACCAGGAGATTATCGGGATTTTATTGATAAGCCTTATTATGCTAGTGTTTTCGATCCTGGTAATTTATTCATTGGGAAACAAGTTATATGATCGGAGAAGGGTGGATTTCGCTATACGGTAG